Proteins found in one Takifugu rubripes chromosome 17, fTakRub1.2, whole genome shotgun sequence genomic segment:
- the tbc1d1 gene encoding TBC1 domain family member 1 isoform X3 → MADGIKARFQRFNLFNTKQEPKYVPEIISVLRKAGKSSARNDNVSKLPSGGSGSSETGGSSLSTIPTTVDSDLLFSTNFAKRFEVLFCGRVTVPHKNAPPALIDECIVKFSQLQNSVVSLREGDTLGLRDGLKTLVVPANGLKSIDVHDGSTGSPTTGKHPVLFKRAPSFPCLQALDENGLSPEICQAITTESHLHLTGVQPTSQQQNSNMLFMVTESQILLVSPETKKTSMEKSFREISFCSQGIHHVDHFGFICRETAEEGNCHFVCYVFQCASESLVDEIMLTLKQAFSRAVEWKKSNPQWQQCDACPLMQFHRLCERIEGLSPFDTKLELQKHSASLDNQEQASVFEVAMRSCPKSDKEENELVMASLRRLYEKKQSNHQHSVTQNSEEICEKAAPTNLEAHHSSSQQKLGQLKSRAKRSLTESLEGIWKGGNRARTQTNLSSGSGSGASFDTVYSSQEQPCFDDPLPASNSPLRPQWSSGDLKHLDPPSALATYTFSKQGDAELQGVRRRANTFSHSPTPQSAEHSLEYTLKTQKVAASDTSKLSRHYSLSSDTPHQSKHAPADSTLPPVPPSPPSAPPFSPSSGARLMKRRPLDGLRARLRSSSSVPNFLKFQFLAPVQENESPEPQCSAAAALSHPSSTFEMDESPLRSHSHSWRQQIFLRVATPQKSTENIDCVNTPDGRQVGNVQEKKLNRSKDELRELWRTAIKQQILLQRMEKENLKLKASENNLQNKRLKLDYDEITPCLKEVTLVWEKMLATPDRPKVKVDMEIIHAALAQGVPKQHRGEVWKFLSEQHLLRQTVSSQPPPDNTAYKELLKQVSSEQHAILIDLGRTFPTHPYFEESMGPGQLSLYNVLSAYSVLDPEVGYCQGLCFVTGVLLLHLEEEDAFNMLKFLMFVLGLRQQYKPSMTAVQIQMYQLSRLLHDYHKDLQCHLEQQDIAPSLYAPPWFLTNFASQYPLGFVARVFDMLFLQGPEVIFKVGLSLLGSHKLLIMQHDSLESIVDVIKTELPNLGLVQMEKTVNQVCEMDLTKQLQAYEVEYQVLNDELHAPSDQRSAHLEKVYQSLQQQNSELMEELQVSHVRVSSLEQQLESLVQSERLLKEQVSTLELEKNQLVDTVARLQQILAKLNIQTSSDGHTLPSTSERHKLTAEGEEGKDDSGLSSPLSDFPACLITASGNLLNAQSEQSSSQLGKVGDFYPLPT, encoded by the exons GTACCGGAGATCATCAGTGTGTTAAGAAAAGCTGGGAAGAGCTCAGCTCGCAACGATAATGTCAGCAAATTGCCCAGCGGAGGCAGCGGTTCTTCTGAGACTGGTggttcctctctctccacaaTTCCCACCACAGTGGATTCCGATCTCTTGTTTTCCACAAACTTTGCCAAAAGGTTTGAGGTGCTGTTCTGTGGCCGGGTGACCGTCCCACACAAGAATGCCCCCCCTGCTCTGATTGACGAGTGCATTGTGAAGTTTAGTCAATTGCAGAACTCAGTAGTGAGCTTGAGGGAAGGAGACACTTTAGGTTTGAGAGATGGGCTGAAGACACTTGTCGTGCCAGCTAATGGACTTAAGAGCATAGATGTTCATGATGGTTCTACAGGAAGCCCAACCACTGGGAAGCATCCTGTCCTATTTAAAAGAGCCCCAAGCTTTCCATGTCTGCAGGCCTTGGATGAGAATGGACTCTCGCCGGAGATCTGTCAGGCCATCACTACTGAGTCACACCTCCACCTGACGGGAGTCCAACCCACGAGTCAACAGCAGAACAGCAACATGCTATTTATG GTCACCGAGTCTCAGATTTTGTTGGTTAGTCCAGAAACCAAGAAAACTTCAATGGAAAAGAGTTTCAGAGAAATCTCCTTCTGCTCACAG GGTATTCATCACGTGGATCATTTTGGCTTCATTTGCAGGGAGACAGCGGAAGAAGGGAACTGCCATTTTGTTTGTTATGTTTTTCAGTGTGCCAGTGAATCACTG gtaGATGAGATCATGCTGACCTTAAAGCAAGCATTTTCCAGGGCAGTCGAGTGGAAAAAATCAAATCCCCAGTGGCAGCAGTGTGATGCCTGCCCTTTGATGCAATTCCACAGACTCTGTGAAAGAATTGAAG GTCTGTCCCCATTTGATACCAAGCTTGAGCTTCAGAAACACTCAGCCAGTCTGGACAACCAGGAACAAGCATCAGTTTTTGAAGTTGCTATG AGATCTTGTCCCAAGAGTGATAAGGAAGAAAATGAGCTAGTCATGGCCTCTTTGAGAAGATTGTATGAGAAAAAGCAGAGTAACCATCAGCATTCAGTAACTCAAAACAGCGAAGAG ATATGTGAGAAAGCAGCTCCAACCAATCTGGAggcacatcacagcagcagtCAGCAGAAACTTGGGCAGTTGAAGAGCAGAGCCAAGCGTTCCCTCACCGAGTCGCTGGAGGGGATATGGAAG gggggcAACAGGGCGAGAACCCAGACAAACCTCAGCTCAGGAAGTGGCAGTGGTGCTTCATTTGATACAGTGTACAGCAGCCAGGAACAGCCATGTTTTGATGACCCTTTGCCTGCTTCCAACAGCCCACTAAG GCCTCAGTGGTCTTCAGGAGACCTAAAGCATCTTGACCCCCCTTCAGCACTCGCAACATACACCTTCTCTAAACAAGGGGATGCTGAACTACAGGGCGTCCGTCGCCGGGCCAACACCTTTAGCCACTCACCCACTCCACAGTCAGCAGAGCATTCTCTAGAGTACACGCTGAAAACACAGAAGGTGGCCGCATCTGACACCTCAAAGTTGAGTCGTCACTACTCCCTCAGTTCTGACACTCCACATCAGAGCAA ACATGCTCCAGCTGACTCCACccttcctcctgtccctccttctcccccttctgctccccctttttctccttcctctggagCTCGTCTTATGAAACGAAG ACCTTTGGATGGTCTACGTGCTCGTCTGCGCtcttcttcatctgtccccAATTTCCTGAAATTTCAATTTTTGGCCCCCGTGCAAGAAAATGAATCTCCTGAGCCACAGTGCAG tgctgctgctgctctgtcccaTCCAAGCTCGACCTTTGAGATGGATGAAAGTCCTCTGCGCAGTCACAGCCACTCATGGAGACAGCAGATCTTCTTACGGGTCGCTACACCTCAAAAGAGCACTGAAAACATCG ATTGTGTCAACACTCCAGATGGGAGACAGGTAGGAAACGTACAGGAAAAGAAACTTAACAGGAGCAAAGATGAGCTGAGAGAGCTCTGGAGAACAGCCATCAAGCAGCAGATTCTCCTGCAGAGGATGGAGAAGGAAAACCTGAAGCTAAAAG CATCTGAGAACAATCTCCAAAACAAGCGACTGAAGCTGGACTATGATGAAATCACACCCTGTCTTAAAGAGGTCACTCTTGTCTGGGAGAAGATGCTTGCAACTCCTGACAGGCCAAAGGTCAAAGTGGACATGGAGATCATCCACGCCGCTCTGGCACAGG GTGTCCCAAAGCAACATCGAGGAGAAGTCTGGAAGTTTCTGTCAGAGCAGCACTTACTCAGGCAGACAGTTTCATCCCAACCACCTCCTGATAATACTGCATACAAGGAGCTGCTGAAACAGGTCTCTTCAGAGCAGCATGCCATCCTCATTGATCTAG GTCGCACTTTTCCCACTCATCCATATTTCGAAGAATCGATGGGACCAGGACAACTGTCCCTGTATAATGTCCTGAGCGCGTACTCTGTGCTGGACCCTGAG GTGGGCTACTGCCAGGGCCTGTGCTTTGTTACTGGAGTGCTGCTGTTACACttggaggaggaagacgccTTCAACATGCTCAAGTTTCTCATGTTTGTCTTGGGGCTCCGCCAACAATACAAGCCTAGCATGACTGCTGTGCAG ATTCAGATGTATCAGCTGTCAAGGCTGCTCCATGACTACCACAAGGACCTGCAATGtcacctggagcagcaggataTTGCCCCCAGCTTATACGCCCCCCCCTGGTTCCTCACCAACTTCGCCTCACAGTACCCCCTAGGCTTTGTTGCCAGAGTCTTTG ATATGTTGTTCCTACAAGGGCCAGAGGTCATCTTTAAGGTGGGCTTGAGTCTGCTGGGAAGCCACAAGCTTCTGATCATGCAGCATGACAGTCTGGAGTCCATAGTCGATGTCATCAAGACCGAGCTTCCCAACCTCGGTCTAGTGCAGATGGAGAAAACTGTCAACCAG GTTTGTGAGATGGATCTGACCAAGCAGCTCCAAGCTTATGAGGTAGAGTACCAGGTCCTTAATGATGAGCTCCACGCACCCTCAGACCAGCGATCTGCACACCTGGAGAAAGTCTATCAGAGTCTCCAGCAGCAGAATtctgagctgatggaggagctgcag gtgtcacATGTTCgtgtctccagcctggagcaACAACTAGAGAGTTTGGTCCAGTCTGAGAGGCTGTTGAAGGAGCAGGTTTCCacactggagctggagaagaaccAGTTGGTAGACACTGTTGCACGCCTTCAGCAGATCCTTGCTAAGCTCAACATTCAAACCAGCTCAGATGGACACACACTCCCCTCAACCTCTGAAAGACATAAACTAAcagcagaaggagaagagggCAAAGATGACAGTGGACTCTCATCACCGCTCTCTGACTTTCCCGCCTGCCTCATAACTGCGTCTGGGAATCTTCTCAATGCACAGTCtgaacagagcagcagccagcttGGAAAGGTTGGAGACTTTTATCCCCTTCCCACCTAG